One stretch of Arachis hypogaea cultivar Tifrunner chromosome 20, arahy.Tifrunner.gnm2.J5K5, whole genome shotgun sequence DNA includes these proteins:
- the LOC140182946 gene encoding nuclear intron maturase 1, mitochondrial-like — MVCLKIGTKDRKISGLIKSALKEHPLKCVYKNDEEKKELRKVKKRRATKKRILNENEPKSDPYWLKNFFGFASEEAAKFDSIWRYSIDDGCHNPAWPDFVPASGKEKARKMDYIRYGGHFLIGIRGPREDAMEVRKKIIEFCESTFGLRLDNSKLEIEHISRAIQFLDHVICRRVIYPTLYYTGFGGNIVSEKGVETLLSVTASLSQCICQFRHLELVKGMKKRGEETQLNQNSLCCHVS, encoded by the exons ATGGTGTGTCTTAAAATAGGTACAAAGGATAGAAAAATATCGGGTTTGATAAAATCTGCACTTAAAGAGCATCCTTTGAAGTGTGTGTATAAAAATGATGAGGAGAAGAAAGAGTTGAGGAAGGTTAAGAAGAGGAGGGCTACTAAGAAGAGGATTCTCAATGAGAATGAGCCAAAGTCGGACCCATATTGGTTGAAGAATTTCTTCGGTTTCGCGTCAGAGGAGGCTGCTAAG TTTGATTCAATATGGCGGTATTCAATTGATGATGGTTGTCATAACCCTGCATGGCCGGACTTTGTTCCAGCCAGTGGAAAGGAGAAGGCTAGGAAGATGGATTACATAAGATATGGGGGTCACTTTTTAATTGGAATTAGAGGGCCTAGGGAGGATGCAATGGAAGTTAGGAAAAAAATTATTGAGTTTTGTGAGAGTACTTTTGGATTAAGGTTGGATAATTCGAAACTAGAGATTGAGCATATTTCAAGAGCGATCCAATTCTTGGATCATGTAATATGCCGGAGGGTGATATACCCAACATTGTATTACACTGGTTTTGGAGGTAACATTGTGAGTGAAAAGGGTGTTGAAACCTTGCTTTCGGTTACTGCTAGTTTGTCGCAATGCATTTGTCAATTTAGGCATCTAGAACTGGTGAAGGGTAtgaaaaagagaggagaagagactcAATTGAATCAAAACAGTTTATGTTGCCACGTCAGCTAG
- the LOC112785441 gene encoding uncharacterized protein — protein MQVPDWRTHFLNYINTGAVPKEEPNLPLFRRRASFYKVLGNTLYRRGHSQPLLKCISNDEAEDVMAETHEGVCGNHIGGRALAAKILRTGYYWPMIKKDCISKVKACDNCQKHATLSEIPAEELHTIEVSWPFDSSVEHPQTNGQVESANRIILQGLKRKLGEAKGEWADLIPEVLWSYNTSIQSATGETPFKLVYGAEALIPVEVSVPTLRAELYDQTNNLQARTAELDLVEEERDISAIKQQARK, from the exons ATGCAGGTACCAGATTGGAGAACACATTTTCTCAATTACATCAACACAGGTGCCGTGCCTAAAGAGGAGCCGAACTTGCCACTCTTCCGAAGAAGAGCAAGTTTTTATAAAGTTCTCGGAAATACCCTGTACAGACGAGGACACTCCCAACCACTCCTCAAATGCATCAGCAATGACGAAGCCGAGGATGTCATGGCAGAAACGCACGAAGGGGTTTGTGGAAACCATATCGGTGGCCGAGCATTGGCTGCGAAGATATTGCGAACAGGATACTATTGGCCGATGATAAAAAAGGACTGTATTTCAAAAGTCAAGGCATGTGATAATTGTCAAAAACACGCCACCCTTTCAGAGATCCCGGCCGAGGAGCTCCACACCATagaggtaagctggcctttcGATAG TTCAGTCGAGCACCCGCAAACCAACGGACAAGTTGAATCAGCCAACAGAATTATCTTGCAGGGATTAAAGAGAAAGCTCGGTGAGGCTAAAGGAGAGTGGGCCGACCTCATCCCAGAAGTCCTATGGAGCTACAATACTAGCATTCAATCTGCTACAGGAGAAACTCCCTTCAAACTAGTATATGGTGCAGAGGCActgatcccagtagaggtcagCGTCCCAACATTAAGGGCCGAGCTTTATGATCAAACGAATAACTTGCAAGCTCGAACAGCCGAGCTGGATcttgtagaagaagaaagagacatCTCAGCCATAAAGCAACAAGCCAGAAAGTAG